The Dermochelys coriacea isolate rDerCor1 chromosome 7, rDerCor1.pri.v4, whole genome shotgun sequence genome window below encodes:
- the IPPK gene encoding inositol-pentakisphosphate 2-kinase isoform X4, producing MKQFFGEKYVHYGEVVQLPLDFVKQLCLKIQSERPESRCDKDLDTLSGYAMCLPNLTRLQTYHFVEHWPILCVEIKPKCGFIPFSSHVSQEIKHKVCRYCMHQHLKVANGKWKRLSKYCPLDLFSGNKQRMHFALTSLLQEAQNNLKIFKNGELIYGCKDDQDSLSDWNELARHLKPFFFPANGMVSGPHCTRTIIKELIHVITMTLLSSTDACRAGNMKTVPISLGRSYCEASAFSKELVRNGKNKMESSGLPRGCLLYKTLQAQMLDMLDIEGLYPLYNRVEQYLEEFPEERSTSQIDGPYNEAFYEKLLDLSTEDDGTEAFAFTKVQQYRVAMTAKDCSIMISLSPYLQDECSAQRPVVLASKSSFTFSVSVLDLDLKPYESIPHQYKLDGKIVNYYLKNVQAKDDPMMSNLFNENEDCTLVLHKV from the exons AGTCTCGCTGTGATAAAGACTTGGACACTCTTAGTGGCTATGCTATGTGCCTTCCTAACCTCACCAGGCTGCAGACCTATCATTTTGTGGAACATTGGCCAATCCTTTGTGTGGAGATCAAG CCGAAATGTGGGTTCATTCCTTTCTCTAGTCATGTATCACAGGAGATAAAGCACAAGGTGTGTCGTTATTGCATGCATCAGCACCTAAAG GTAGCAAATGGAAAATGGAAGCGACTGAGCAAATACTGTCCCCTAGATCTTTTCTCAGG AAATAAACAGAGAATGCACTTTGCCTTGACAAGCTTATTACAGGAGGcacagaacaatttaaaaatatttaag AATGGTGAACTAATTTATGGCTGTAAGGATGATCAGGACTCTCTCTCTGACTGGAATGAACTTGCTCGTCACTTAAAACCATTCTTCTTTCCTGCAAATGGGATGGTCAGTGGACCGCATTGTACAAGAACGATTATTAAAGAATTAATCCATGTAATAACAATGACTCTACTTAGTAGTACTGATGCCTGCAGGGCAGGTAACATGAAGACAGTTCCCATTTCACTAGGAAGGAGCTACTGTGAAGCAAGTGCTTTCAGTAAGGAGCTGGTAAGAAATG gtaaaaataaaatggagagcTCTGGCTTACCAAGGGGCTGTCTACTTTATAAAACCCTTCAGGCTCAGATGCTGGACATGCTGGATATTGAGGGACTTTATCCTTTGTACAATAGAGTTGAACAGTACTTAGAGGAGTTTCCTGAGGAGAG AAGTACATCACAGATAGATGGACCTTACAATGAAGCATTTTATGAGAAACTTCTAGATCTTTCAACTGAAGATGATGGAACAGAAGCATTTGCATTTACAAAG GTTCAGCAGTACAGAGTAGCAATGACAGCTAAGGACTGCTCCATCATGATTTCCCTTTCACCTTATCTACAGGATGAATG CTCTGCTCAAAGGCCTGTGGTTCTGGCATCCAAATCCAGTTTCACCTTTTCCGTTTCTGTCCTGGACCTAGATCTTAAGCCATATGAAAGCATTCCACATCAGTACAAACTTGATGGCAAGATAGTAAACTATTATTTGAAGAATGTACAGGCCAAAGATGATCCAATGATGTCAAATCTGTTCAACGAGAATGAAGACTGCACATTAGTTCTCCATAAAGTGTAA